GAAACCGCTACGGTATCGGCAAAATGGCTCTGGGAGGACATCGGCAACTACTATGGTGCAGGTGCCTGCGGACTGAGCATACACGAAAATCAATACAATCTTTGTATGAAACCCGCTGCCCAAATCGGTGGCTTGGCAAGTATTGTGAATGCTGACCCGCCCGTACCGGGAGCTACTTTTGTGAATGAAGTGCGTACCGACAAAATCGGCGGCAGCGAAGGCGTTTTTATTTATGCTGCCCCCTACTCCGAGCTTATCTATGTGCGTGGCTACATCAACAACCGCGACCCCGACACCTATTGTATGGGAACACTCCCCGACCCGCCGCTTTTTGCCGCCATTACTTTACAAAAACATTTAGAAAAAAACGGTATTAAAGCTACCGAAGCTGCCACCACCCTCCGCGCCCTTCGGCAATTCGCCGATGACGACCACCGCACTACCATTCATAGCCTGCTGTCGCCGCCATTGAGAGATATTGTGTATTGGGCAAATAAACGTAGCCACAACTTGTATTGCGAGCACCTCCTCAAAATGATAGGGCATCAAGTGTATGGACACGGAACGGCTGATGTGGGATTACGCGCCATTAAAAATTATTGGCAACGCAAAAAAGTGGACTGGAGGGGTTTTGAAATGCAGGACGGCTGCGGCTTGTCGCCGATGAACAGCGTGAGTACCCGTCATTTGTCGCAAATTTTGAAAACCATTTATTTTGAACCCTACTATAACGATTTCAACCGCAGCCTCTCGTGGGCAGGTACAGTGGGCGACCACGGTCCACTCGGCGGGCATTTGGTGGGTACGCACTCACAGCGCAACCTGCGTGCCAAAAGCGGTACTTTTAAAAATGTGCGCAGCTATTCGGGTTATGTGGAAAATTTGTGCGGCGATACCATTGCTTTTTCTTTTATCATCAACAACGGCGATTGCGACACTAATTGTATGCGAAACCGCATGCTCACGGTGATGAAAACCTTTGCCGAAATGAAGGAGTAAGCAGTCGTTTCTTTTTAGTTCCAAATTTTCTTCTTCTTTCTATCCTTTTGCACCATACTCCTCTTATAAGTGGATAAAATATTTAATTGGTTTTTTAATAAAAACAAAATGTTTTATCCAACCTCAAGGCTCTTTTGGAACTTGAATGATTTACTATTGTGTCCTTATTTAAAATGGAATTTTTACCACATATCCAACTCCATACGCGCCACCTCCGACATAAAATCTTTGCTCCAGGGCGGATTAAAAACCAATTCCACCTGTACATCACCTACATTTTCTATTTGCTCTACGGCTACCTGTACTTCGGCAGGCAAAGAGTCGGCAACCGGACAATTAGGAGATGTAACCGTCATTTTGATATAAACATTATTCAAAGGCGGATATACCTGCACCTCGTAAATCAAACCCAAATCGTAAATATTTACCGGAATTTCGGGATCAAATACGGTTTTGAGTTGCTCTATTACCTGTTGTTCAAATGCTTGCTTGTCCATATATTTTCAAAACAATATACACAAAATTAAGTTGCAGCAGCCGAATAAATTGTTTTTTTTGTAATTTTAAATAAAAAATCCACCTCTTATGATAAGGGGCGGATTTTTTATTTCTGTTAAGTCTTTATTTGAATTTAACTTATGAAATAATTTTGGACACAATCAGGTTTCAATTATTTATGGCAACTAATTACTAAAAAATTACTCATACTTTGTATTTTATATTATGTGATGACTAATAAAACTGATAATTGAGTCCCAAAGCAAAGGCACTGCCGATACGAAACTTGCTATATATCTGCTCCTGCGCCTGATAGGAATGGTACACCATCACGCGCTCGGAATTGAGAATATTGGAAGCCGTAAAACTGATTTTAGTGCGGCGTTGGCTGCCGATTTTTTTTACCACTTTTATATTTACCAAATCAAAGGATTTTTCATATACATCAGGGATAATACCAATACCTGCAATGACTAAACGGTCGCCTTGTACGTTGTAGTTTACATTGAATTCCCAAACATTTTTCATATCAACAAAACCCACCGAAGCATTGATGATATACGGCGACTGCCCCAACATGGCGCGTTCTTTTTTGATGACCTCCCCCGGACGTGCTTTGCTTTGGCGCGATAAAAACTCTGCTTCACTCATGGTCGTTTGTGCATCTACCAATGTTATATTAAAAGCGGTAGTTATTTTTTTGTCGGCACTTGTATTGAGGGCAAAACTGCGGTTTATTTCAAATTCCGCTCCCAAAATACGGGCAGCATCTACATTTTTAGCCTGAATATTATCGGGGCTGTTTTCGTTGTAAGCCACAATTTCTATGGGGTCTTGAATGGATTTGTAAAAACCGCTCAACGATACAAAATCAGCACCTTTAAAAAAATATTCACTGCGCAAATCAAGGTTATGAATCAGGCTTCTTTTCAGGTCAATATTACCTAAAAATGTTCTGCCGGAAATAAAATCCTGAACCTGAACCAGCGATTTTTCTTTAAAAGTAGGGCGTGCCACCGTGCGCGAGTAGGCAAAGCGAATGTTCCAATTTTCCTTTATATTGCTCAATATATTCACCGAAGGCAATACATCTAAGGTGTTCAAGATGTTTTCATCTTTTTTTATGATGGTTCCCAAATTATTTTGCCCGCTAAAAACAATATCTGTTTTTTCGGCACGCACCCCATAAGTAATTTTGAACAGGCGGTGTAAAGGCAATTCATTCATCATATAAGCACCTCCTATATTTTGAGCAGCCTCGTAGCGGTTGGCGGGTTCTTGTTGTCCTTCTGCATACACACCTTTACCTGAATTTACTGTCCAAATATTTTCGGGAGCAAACAACTCATCAGGGTTTCCCGAAAAATTGAAAGAAGCAGCATTTTGTACCGGAAATACATAATTAACAATAGAAAAATTGCGCATTTTGAAGATGTTAAATAAGCCGCCTTTCAGTTTAGTCATTTCGCCGTTGCGCCATTTAAAGCGTTTTTCTACGTCAATTTTTGCACTGACATTATTTTCGTCGAGATAGCGAAAACTGCGCGTAGGTACTGCACCGATGCTGCGGTCAATGATATAATTGCCTTCGTTGGTGATTTCAAAAGGGGTGCTGCGCAGGTCGGGTTCGGCAATACCGGAACGGATATAAGAAACTTTCCAGTCTGCCGTCAGGGTTTCGTTCAGGCTGTGCTTGCCTAAAACATTAAAACTGCTGATGGCGCGCTGGCTGTATTCCAAATTTTGGCGCAATATAGTTGCAGGGTTATCTTCAAACTCCTTTACGAGCAGGTCGGCACTTTTGGCAATACCGTTCTGAAAGTGCAGCACATTAAAACTATATTTATGTGCTTTATATTTTAAAGAAGTACCGAGCAAGGCACTCCACAATACGTTTTCTTCTGCCATAGCTCCCGCCGAACTGCGGTTGATGGTTAATTCGGTGCTGGTCAAATCGTTGCGATTTTTGGTGTATTCGTTAAACTCTGCCGTTTCATAAAACTTGTTTTCCTTGCCGTAATTGATTGCAAAAACATATCCCCAAGTGGCACGCTCGCGGTTCATTTGATTTCCGACAGAGAAAGAGGCATTAAAATCGGGTGTAAGGGTTTTGTTGTGTACACTCATGTTCGGCGAAAAGCCACTCGTAAGTGCCGTAAGCAAGGGTTTGTTGGCGGCAGGGTTGGGCGGAATAATACTGTGAGAAAAAGGGCTTTTCCGCGTGCCATCATCAAAGCCGAGAAAGTCGTAATTGCCGCCTTTATAGCCGATGGCATTGCCGTGCAGGTGCATCAAAGGGCTGTATGAGATACTTAAAGCGGCGTTGGCTGATTTTTGGTCAGGAAAATCTTTAGTAACAATATCTACCATACCTCCTGTAAAATCGCCGGGCAGGTCGGGCGAAAAAGTTTTATGAACAATGATATTATCTATCAAAGCGGCGGGGAACATATCCATTTGCACCGAATTTTTGTCGGGGTCTAACGCCGGAATGTCCATATTATTGAGTAAAGTGCGGGTGTAGCGGTCGCCCAAACCGCGAATAAACACATTTTTACCGCCTTCTACTGATACTCCCGTGATGCGTTTTACGGCAGCACCGGCATCGCCATCGCCGTAAATGGTAAAACTTTCGGCAC
The Sphingobacteriales bacterium DNA segment above includes these coding regions:
- the dacB gene encoding D-alanyl-D-alanine carboxypeptidase/D-alanyl-D-alanine-endopeptidase, encoding MPPRFFAASFFYSFLFLIFGLKNIALIANNPDTARVWAAMRQLQKDPVMKHAAWSLTLYNIDSDESVLEYNSDMGLMPASTLKIVTTATALATLGSDFRFETRLQYEGNIDDKGTLHGNLYIKGGGDPTLGFERNGFGSRLEEVMQQWVQAAKDAGIRHIDGAIIGDAEIFETATVSAKWLWEDIGNYYGAGACGLSIHENQYNLCMKPAAQIGGLASIVNADPPVPGATFVNEVRTDKIGGSEGVFIYAAPYSELIYVRGYINNRDPDTYCMGTLPDPPLFAAITLQKHLEKNGIKATEAATTLRALRQFADDDHRTTIHSLLSPPLRDIVYWANKRSHNLYCEHLLKMIGHQVYGHGTADVGLRAIKNYWQRKKVDWRGFEMQDGCGLSPMNSVSTRHLSQILKTIYFEPYYNDFNRSLSWAGTVGDHGPLGGHLVGTHSQRNLRAKSGTFKNVRSYSGYVENLCGDTIAFSFIINNGDCDTNCMRNRMLTVMKTFAEMKE
- a CDS encoding DUF59 domain-containing protein — its product is MDKQAFEQQVIEQLKTVFDPEIPVNIYDLGLIYEVQVYPPLNNVYIKMTVTSPNCPVADSLPAEVQVAVEQIENVGDVQVELVFNPPWSKDFMSEVARMELDMW
- a CDS encoding TonB-dependent receptor — translated: MKKIICLLYAILMLSGIRAPNNGTVRGIVRDESSGEILPFATIYIKETGGGTTGDLDGNYMLSLPEGTYTLIFSLLSYQSDTLKAVQVKSTAIQLIDVQLKETTQNLEEVVVVAKQSRSNMAVISKIKKNASGMIDGISAESFTIYGDGDAGAAVKRITGVSVEGGKNVFIRGLGDRYTRTLLNNMDIPALDPDKNSVQMDMFPAALIDNIIVHKTFSPDLPGDFTGGMVDIVTKDFPDQKSANAALSISYSPLMHLHGNAIGYKGGNYDFLGFDDGTRKSPFSHSIIPPNPAANKPLLTALTSGFSPNMSVHNKTLTPDFNASFSVGNQMNRERATWGYVFAINYGKENKFYETAEFNEYTKNRNDLTSTELTINRSSAGAMAEENVLWSALLGTSLKYKAHKYSFNVLHFQNGIAKSADLLVKEFEDNPATILRQNLEYSQRAISSFNVLGKHSLNETLTADWKVSYIRSGIAEPDLRSTPFEITNEGNYIIDRSIGAVPTRSFRYLDENNVSAKIDVEKRFKWRNGEMTKLKGGLFNIFKMRNFSIVNYVFPVQNAASFNFSGNPDELFAPENIWTVNSGKGVYAEGQQEPANRYEAAQNIGGAYMMNELPLHRLFKITYGVRAEKTDIVFSGQNNLGTIIKKDENILNTLDVLPSVNILSNIKENWNIRFAYSRTVARPTFKEKSLVQVQDFISGRTFLGNIDLKRSLIHNLDLRSEYFFKGADFVSLSGFYKSIQDPIEIVAYNENSPDNIQAKNVDAARILGAEFEINRSFALNTSADKKITTAFNITLVDAQTTMSEAEFLSRQSKARPGEVIKKERAMLGQSPYIINASVGFVDMKNVWEFNVNYNVQGDRLVIAGIGIIPDVYEKSFDLVNIKVVKKIGSQRRTKISFTASNILNSERVMVYHSYQAQEQIYSKFRIGSAFALGLNYQFY